One Sulfurimonas sp. HSL-3221 genomic window, GTCGCCGGCCCCGGGGAGATGATGATCTTCTCCGGCTGCAGCGCCGCGATCTCTTCCACCGTCATCTCGTCGTTGCGGATGACCTTCAGGTCTGCGCCGAGCTCGAGGCAGTATTGCACGATGTTGTACGTAAAACTGTCATAGTTGTCGATCATTAATACCATGGGCTGATTATACCTTACCAGACTTTCAGTTCGTTATAGAGGCTATCGCGTTCGACAGGGGTGAACCCGCTCTCTTTGATCAGGTGCACGAACTCCTCGAGATCGACGCCGTTGGCGCTTTTGGCGCCGGCGGCAGAGTTGATGGACTCTTTCTCGATCGTGCCGTCGAGATCGTTGGCGCCGAACTCCTGCGCCACCAGGGCCAGATTCACCGTCGAGGTCACCCAGTAGGCTTTGAGGTTGGGGACGTTGTCGAGGACGATGCGGCTGATCGCCATCGTCTTGAGGATCTCGTTGGCCGTGATGAACTCCTTAACGTTGAGGAAGTTGTTCTCAGACTGGTACACGAGCGGGATGAAGCAGTTGAAGCCGCCGGTTTCATCCTGCAGATCGCGGATGCGCATCATGTGGTCGATACGGTGTTTGCGCTCCTCGACATGGCCGAACAGCATCGTTACATTGCTCTTTTTGCCCCGCTGGTGCCATTTGCGGTGGATCTCCAGCCACTGTTCGGAGGTCACTTTCCCCTTGCAGATATAGTCGCGGACCCCTTCGTCAAAGATCTCCGCCCCGCCGCCAGGCATCGAATCGACGCCGTTCTCTACCATCAGGTCGAGGATCTCGTCGTAACTTTTGCCGTACTCCTCGGCGAGGAAATGCACCTCCGCCGCCGTCAGCGCCTTCACGTGCAGCTGCGGGTATTTCTCCTTGATCTTACGGAAGACATCAAGATACCACTGCAGCCCCGTTTCAGGATTGTGGGCCGAGACGATGTGCACCTCTTTGATATCACGCGAAACGATTTCATCGACAATCCCGAGAATCTCTTCGTGGCTCATCGTATAGGGATTCGGGTTTTTGCGGCTGGCACTGTAGGCGCAGAATTTGCAGACATCTTTACAGACATTGGTCGGATTGATATGACGGTTGATATTGAAGTAAGTCTTGTCGCCATGCAGCTCGCGCCGCAGTGCGTCCGCGCTTTCGCCGAGGCTGAAAAGATCTTCATCGTACAGTGCCAGCGCCTCTTCGAAACCGATGCGGCGGTTTGCAATTTTCGTCATGCTTTCTCTCTGCTTTTCTTTTCGCGCATTATAGCCAGATGAGCGCCTCCAAAGGCTAAAATCACTATAATAATAAGAATTCATCAGAGGAAAAGCCCCCTTGCAGACACTTGTAGAAGATATCGAGACCCTTATCGAGACAAACGCCAGCGATTTCGAGATTTCGAAACGGTTCAAACAGGCGATCAGCATCTACCTCGATTCCCTGCCCGACCTCTTCGCACAAACCCAGGGGAAAGACTTCCTTGTCCGCCATACCAAAGCCCTCGACCAGTTCATCATCCAGATGTACAAAACGGTACTTCGACGGATGTTCGGCAACTATCTGCCGATGCGCAACGCCATCCCCATCTCCCTGATGGCGCTGGGCAGCTACGGCCGTGAACAGCTCTCCGTCTACAGCGATATCGACCTGATGATTGTCTACGTCCCCCTGGACGGCTACAATACCGAGGCGATCATCGAAAAGTTCCTCTACCTCGCCTGGGATGCCGGACTGAAACTCGGCCACAGGGTCCATAAGGTCTCCGAACTTTTCGATGCCGCCGACGAGGACATTACCATCCGAACGGCGATGATGGAGGCCCGCTTTATCGTCGGTTCAAACTTTACCTGGCACTCCACCCAGCGGGAACTCGGACGCATCCGCCGCTATGAGCCCCGCCGCTTCATCGAAGCCAAGCTCGCCGAAGCAGAGACCCGACAGGCAAAATACCCCGTCTCCATGCAGCCCAATATCAAAGAGGGTGTCGGCGGGATGCGGGATTCCCAGCTGCTCTACTGGGTGGCCAAGACCCGCTATGACGTCACCAACCTCAAAGAACTCGACGGCACGATTTTCACCGAGGAGTCCTACCGCGCCTACCGGATCGCGCTGGAGCTGATCTTCCGTGTGCGCAGCGCCCTGCACCTCGTCTCCGGCAAGCAGAACGACCAACTCAATCTGGAGTATCTGCCCAAGGTGCGGAAAATGCTGGGCTTCTCCGACGATATGAAGCTCGCGACCCAGGTCATCGAAGCGATGTGGAGGATCCACAACTTCAGCAGCATCTTTGTCACGAAGATGATCCGGCCAATGCTTTACGACGCCTCACGTCTGCCTGCACTGCGGGGTCAATGGGTACAGCGGGGCATCTTTGTCTCTGAAGACAAAGTGTTCGCTTCCTTCCACCTCAAGGCACAGCCCATCGAATCGCTGCTGAACATCCTAGTCAGCCTTGATGACCGTCCCTACTGTTTCGACGACAGCTTTGTCAGCCAGTTTACCTATACATCGGTCTCCCACCCCAGAAGCAACACGGTCAAGCAGCTGCTCCGCAAGCTCTTCGAACGTGAACACACCTACGGTTTTCTTCGCCTCTTTTATGACGCCGGCATCCTTGCGGAGCTGATCCCCGCGCTGAAAAAAGCGCTCTTCCTGCCGCAGTTCGACGGCTACCACCACTACCCCGTCGGCCTGCACTCCATCCAGTGCATCAAGGCATTCGAATCCATCGATGATCCCGATGTCAAGGCCCTCTATGACACGATCAGCCTTGAAGACAGGACCATGCTTAAAATCATCGTCCTCCTGCACGACGCGGGCAAGGGACGGAAACTCGACCACAGTGAGGTCGGGGTCAAGCTGATCCGCCCGGTCATGCAGAAGATGGGCTTCAGTGCCGAAATCACCGACGACGCCGCTCTGCTCGTGCGCCATCACATCCTGATGAGCATCATTGCCCAGCGGCACAATATCCACAGTGAAAAGACACTGTACAAATTCATGTCCATCATCAAAACGCCGCGGCTGCTGACCCTGCTCTACATCCTCACCTACGCCGATATGAGCGGCGTCGGCCCCGGGACTTACAACGCGTTCAATGCGAAACTGCTCAACGAGCTCTACCACTCCTCCCTGGAAGTCGCCCAGGAGAAAGAGCGGATCACCGACGCCGCGCGCCGCCTCAAAGTCGAGCAGCGCATCCAGCGCCTCGACACCTTCAAAGCCCTCCCCCGCCTGCTGCAGAAAAAGATACTCTCGGTTGAATCGAATATCTTCTTCTCCCTTCACAGCCCCGAGGAGATCCTGCAGATCGCACAGCGCGCCCGCGAAGTCAAAGCCTACCAGTACGCTCTGGACTTCAGCACGGGGCTGAGCATCGAGATCCTTCGCAAGATCCCCCTGAACCTCACCTACCTGTTGGGACGGCTCGGCTACCTCGATGTCGTCTCGATGGAGGTCTTTACCCTCTTTGACGATGTCAAGTACTTCAAAATCGACTTCCTTCAGACGCCGACACCGGATATGTACGAAAGCATCAGGGAGGTCGTCGAAGAGTCCTTCGACATGCAAAGAAGCGTCTCTCTCGAAGCGCCCGACATCAAACCCGACCAGATCACCATCGACTGCGAACACTCCAAAAGCCTCGCCGAACTCGCCGTCCATACGGCAAACCAGCGCGGGCTGCTGGCCTTCATCATCCAGTGCCTCGATGCCCTCGATATGCAGATCGTCACGGCCAAAATCCATACGACGAAGCGCCGTGCCCGCGACCATTTCTTAATCGAGAAGACACCGCAGATGTGCAATAATGCGGACCGATTAATCCCCCTGCTCTGTAAAGGAAATGCATAATGTGCGGCATTGTCGGCTACCTCGGAAAACACGATACGAAAGGGATCCTGCTCGACGGCCTCAAAGAGCTTGAATACCGCGGCTACGACTCCGCGGGGATCGCCGTTCTGCAGGCAGAGGAGTTCTCCTACTTCAAAGCGGTCGGCAAGCTGGCCAATCTTGAGGCTAAAACGGCAGACTTCACGACCAGCGGTTTTGCCGCGGGAATCGGCCACACCCGCTGGGCAACCCACGGGAAGCCGACCGAGATCAATGCCCACCCCCACCTGGGCGATGCCTCTTACGTTGTGCACAACGGTATCATCGAGAATTACCAGGAACTCAAGAACGCCCTGATCGCCGAAGGTGTCCATTTTCTGAGCCAGACCGACACGGAAGTGATCGTCCACCTTTTCGAATCCCTGTTGAACGGCGGGATGAAGCCTTTCGATGCCTTCCGCGAAACCGTGAGCCGCCTCAAGGGAGCGTACGCGATCCTGCTCGTCACCAAGCAGATGCCCGAAACGATCTTTTTTGCGAAGCACGGCTCTCCGATGATCGTCGGCGTGAACGAGAGCGATGAAAAGTTCTTCGGCTCCTCCGATGCGGCACTGATCGGCAAATGCCACCGTGTCATCTACCTCGAAGACGGCCAGCTTGGTTTCGTGTCGCGCACGGGGATCCATCTCGAAGATGCCAATGCCGCTGCGGTCGTACCGCGCTTCGCCGCGCTGCCGGAATCGAAGCTCTCCGCGCAGAAAGAGGGGTTCCGTTTCTTCATGGAAAAGGAGATCTACGAACAGAGCGAAGTGCTCTCCGATACCCTGATCGGCCGGCTCGCGGAGGAAGCGATCCTCTTCGAGGAGCTCGATGCTTCCCTGCTCGAAGGGATCAACGAGATCAAACTCTGCGCCTGTGGGACGAGCTACCATGCCGCCCTCGCTTCAAGCTACCTCTTCGAACGCCTCGGCAAGATCCGCACCTCCGTCGAGATCGCCAGCGAGCTGCGCTACAAAGAGCCCCTGCTCTGCACCGACACGCTCTTCGTCGTTATCAGCCAGAGCGGTGAAACCGCCGATACCCTGGAGACGCTCAAGATGGCCAAGGCCGCAGGGCTGAAGACCCTTGTCGTCTGCAACGTCGACAACTCCTCCATGGTCCGCGAGGCGGACGCCGCCATTCTCACCCGCGCCGGAATTGAAAAGGGGGTCGCCTCCACCAAAGCCTTTGCGACGCAGATGGCAGTACTGTGGATGTTCTCCCTCTACGTCGCCCAGACCAAAAACACGATCGATACCGAAACCTTGCGGAAGCAGATTGGTCTGCTGCGCGAAGTTCCGGCCGTCGTCCGGGTCCACGACGACCTGCACGAACGTATCCGCCGTCTCTCCAAACGCTATCTGCACGGCCACGGCTTCTTCTTTATCGGGCGGGACATCTTCTTCCCCCTCGCCCTCGAAGGCGCCCTCAAGCTCAAGGAGATCAGCTATCTCCATGCCGAAGGGTACCCCAGCGGCGAAATGAAACACGGTCCCATCGCTTTGGCCGACCCGGAACTCTTTACGATCGCCCTGATGCCAAAGAACCTGCTCTATGACAAAACGAAGAGCAACGTCGAGGAACTCAGTGCCCGCGATGCCACGATCTGCGCCATCAGCGATGCCCCCTTTGACAAAGCGGACGATTTCATCCCCATTGCCGCACATGACCACTATATGCTCGAATTCTTTGAAACGATGGTCGTCCTGCAACTGCTCTCTATGGAGATCGCCATCCGCCTCGGCAACGACGTCGACATGCCAAGAAACCTCGCGAAAAGCGTTACCGTCGAATAGTAAGGCGAAAAGCGAAAAGCGAAAAGCGAAAAGCGAAAAGCGAAAAGCGAAAAGCGAAAAGCGAAAAGCGAAAAGCGAAAAGCGAAAAGCGAAAAGCGAAAAGCGAAAAGCGAAAAGCGAAAAGCGAAAAGCGAAAAGCGAAAAGCGAAAAGCGAAAAGCGAAAAGCGAAAAGCGAAGCCTGTCAGCGTCCACTTATTTTGTCAAGGTTTTAGAAGATCATTAGCGGGTCGAGCGGATTCGTGATGAGTGGAGGATAACCGAGGGCGGCAGCCCTTTGTGCTTTCTTCTTCCCGGTTCGACTTCTGCTTTGCACAGGCAGAGAAGAAGGGGAACAAAAAAACCTGAAGAAAAAAACGAGTACCGTTTCCGGGGAATGCCCGAAAAGGTTAGAACGCCCGCTTGAACTCCGGGTAGGCTTCAAGACCACACTCGGTGACATCAAGCCCTTCGACCTGCTCATCGTCTCCCGCACGGAACGGCAGGAATCTGTTGATGATATAGATTGCCGCGTACGACACGGTGAAAACGAACACCGCAACGACTGCGACCCCTTTGAGCTGGCCAAGAAGGGTAATCCCCGCTTCGGGCTCGGCGGCGAAGATGCCGACGGCCAGGGTCCCCCAGATCCCGTTCACGAGGTGGACCGAAAGAGCACCGACCGGGTCATCCAGTTTCAGCCTGTCAAACAGCGGGACGGCAATGACGACCAGCGCGCCGCCGATGGCACCGATGATGATCGGCGTATGGATATCGTAAAGATCAGGGCCCGCCGTAATGGCAACAAGCCCGCCCAGCGCACCGTTGAGGATCATCGTGATATCGAACTTTCGGTAGCGCAGATACATAAAGATCCCCGCGATCAATGCCCCCGCCAGGCCCGCGGTATTGGTATTCATGATCGTGAGCGCCACCGTATCCGCGTTCTCTTTGCTGGCAATTGAACCGACGGAACCGCCGTTGAAACCGAACCAGCCGATCCACAGCAGCAGTGCACCCAGAACGACCAGAGGGATGTTCGATGCCGGGATGACATGGATCTTGCCGTCTTTGTAACGCCCTTTACGGGGTCCCATGATCATGATGGCCGCCAGCAGCGCCCAGCCGCCCGTCGAGTGGATGACGGTCGAACCGGCGAGGTCGTACATTGTCAGATCCAGTATGGTCCCGGCCAGTAGATCCGCGCCCCAGGAGACGTTGACAACGAGCGGATAGATAAACCCTCCCATCAGCACGGTAAAGAGGGCTATCGGCAGAATCCGCACCCGCTCGCTCACCCCGCCGCTCATGATATTGACGGTCTTCCCGACGAAGGCCATCTGGAACAAAAAGGCGGCATAGATGCTCATCCCGCTGTTCTCCCAGCCGCCGAAGGCCAGTTGGTAGCCCACGAGCAGGAACATCACCGATGCAACGGCATAGATCATCGTATTGACGGTGAGAACGGAAGTGACGTTTTTCGTACGGACAAGCCCCGCTTCGAGCATGGCGAAGCCGGGCACCATAAAGATGATCAGCGTCATCGCAAAGAGGGCGAAGAGGGTGTCGACAATATAACCGAAATTTTCCATCGCGACGCCTAAATCGCTTCGGAACCGGTTTCACCCGTACGGATACGAATCACCTTTTCAATGCCGCTGACAAAGATCTTGCCGTCACCGATCTTACCGGTACGCGCCGCCTCTGTAATCGTCTCGAGTACCTGCTCGAGTTGCTCGTCGCCTACGACCAGCTCCACTTTGATCTTCGGTAGGAAGTCAACAACGTACTCCGCACCGCGGTAGAGTTCACTGTGCCCTTTCTGGCGCCCGTACCCTTTCACTTCGCTCACCGTCATACCGGTAATACCGATATGTGCCAGCGCATCCTTTACCTCTTCAAGACGAAACGGTTTGATAATCGCTTCTATTTTTTTCATGTATTCTCCTCATAAGACTAAATGAAATCTTATCAAGAAAACCATGATCTTTTTTTAGACAAATGATTATTAATTAATCATCAAACCCTTGACAATAGTACTGGATGTACAAAATCAAGGCAGAAATCTCTGCCCTGATGGAAAATGTTATACCGCTTCGGAGCCGGATTCGCCGGTACGGATACGGATAATTTTTTCGATATCGCTGATGAAGATCTTACCGTCACCGATCTTGCCGGTACGGGCCGCTTCGACGATCGTATCGACGACCTGGTCGACCGATGCCGCCTCGACGACCATCTCCATTTTTACTTTCGGCAGGAAGTCAACGACGTACTCCGCACCGCGGTAGAGCTCGCTGTGCCCTTTCTGGCGCCCGTACCCTTTGACTTCGCTGACCGTCATACCGGTAATACCGATCTCAGCCAGTGCATCCTTCACATCCTCAAGCTTGAACGGCTTGATGATCGCTTCTACTTTTTTCATGTTGTAATTCCTTTTTACATTCCTAGAATTGTATCACCCTGCTCCCTCAAAGCGGAAGATGTTTGACACCTTCAAGCCCAAGAGCGCCAAGGGCGCGAGGGCTCTCCGCCGAGGAGAACCAAGCGTTAGCGTAAGTTCGGGGGCTTTGCTCCCGAGCCGTTCAATTTAAAGATTAAACCCGCGCTCGCCGTGAACGGATTCGTCCAGACCCATTGTTTCTGTCTCTTCGTCAACGCGTGCACCGCCGGTGATCGCAGAGGAGATCAGGTAAACAATGACCGTACCGACCAGGGTCCACAGACCGACGATCAGGACAGACTCGAACTGCACAAAGAGCTGACCCATACGATC contains:
- the mqnE gene encoding aminofutalosine synthase MqnE; amino-acid sequence: MTKIANRRIGFEEALALYDEDLFSLGESADALRRELHGDKTYFNINRHINPTNVCKDVCKFCAYSASRKNPNPYTMSHEEILGIVDEIVSRDIKEVHIVSAHNPETGLQWYLDVFRKIKEKYPQLHVKALTAAEVHFLAEEYGKSYDEILDLMVENGVDSMPGGGAEIFDEGVRDYICKGKVTSEQWLEIHRKWHQRGKKSNVTMLFGHVEERKHRIDHMMRIRDLQDETGGFNCFIPLVYQSENNFLNVKEFITANEILKTMAISRIVLDNVPNLKAYWVTSTVNLALVAQEFGANDLDGTIEKESINSAAGAKSANGVDLEEFVHLIKESGFTPVERDSLYNELKVW
- the glmS gene encoding glutamine--fructose-6-phosphate transaminase (isomerizing); its protein translation is MCGIVGYLGKHDTKGILLDGLKELEYRGYDSAGIAVLQAEEFSYFKAVGKLANLEAKTADFTTSGFAAGIGHTRWATHGKPTEINAHPHLGDASYVVHNGIIENYQELKNALIAEGVHFLSQTDTEVIVHLFESLLNGGMKPFDAFRETVSRLKGAYAILLVTKQMPETIFFAKHGSPMIVGVNESDEKFFGSSDAALIGKCHRVIYLEDGQLGFVSRTGIHLEDANAAAVVPRFAALPESKLSAQKEGFRFFMEKEIYEQSEVLSDTLIGRLAEEAILFEELDASLLEGINEIKLCACGTSYHAALASSYLFERLGKIRTSVEIASELRYKEPLLCTDTLFVVISQSGETADTLETLKMAKAAGLKTLVVCNVDNSSMVREADAAILTRAGIEKGVASTKAFATQMAVLWMFSLYVAQTKNTIDTETLRKQIGLLREVPAVVRVHDDLHERIRRLSKRYLHGHGFFFIGRDIFFPLALEGALKLKEISYLHAEGYPSGEMKHGPIALADPELFTIALMPKNLLYDKTKSNVEELSARDATICAISDAPFDKADDFIPIAAHDHYMLEFFETMVVLQLLSMEIAIRLGNDVDMPRNLAKSVTVE
- a CDS encoding P-II family nitrogen regulator, giving the protein MKKVEAIIKPFKLEDVKDALAEIGITGMTVSEVKGYGRQKGHSELYRGAEYVVDFLPKVKMEMVVEAASVDQVVDTIVEAARTGKIGDGKIFISDIEKIIRIRTGESGSEAV
- a CDS encoding ammonium transporter, with the translated sequence MENFGYIVDTLFALFAMTLIIFMVPGFAMLEAGLVRTKNVTSVLTVNTMIYAVASVMFLLVGYQLAFGGWENSGMSIYAAFLFQMAFVGKTVNIMSGGVSERVRILPIALFTVLMGGFIYPLVVNVSWGADLLAGTILDLTMYDLAGSTVIHSTGGWALLAAIMIMGPRKGRYKDGKIHVIPASNIPLVVLGALLLWIGWFGFNGGSVGSIASKENADTVALTIMNTNTAGLAGALIAGIFMYLRYRKFDITMILNGALGGLVAITAGPDLYDIHTPIIIGAIGGALVVIAVPLFDRLKLDDPVGALSVHLVNGIWGTLAVGIFAAEPEAGITLLGQLKGVAVVAVFVFTVSYAAIYIINRFLPFRAGDDEQVEGLDVTECGLEAYPEFKRAF
- a CDS encoding HD domain-containing protein, with amino-acid sequence MQTLVEDIETLIETNASDFEISKRFKQAISIYLDSLPDLFAQTQGKDFLVRHTKALDQFIIQMYKTVLRRMFGNYLPMRNAIPISLMALGSYGREQLSVYSDIDLMIVYVPLDGYNTEAIIEKFLYLAWDAGLKLGHRVHKVSELFDAADEDITIRTAMMEARFIVGSNFTWHSTQRELGRIRRYEPRRFIEAKLAEAETRQAKYPVSMQPNIKEGVGGMRDSQLLYWVAKTRYDVTNLKELDGTIFTEESYRAYRIALELIFRVRSALHLVSGKQNDQLNLEYLPKVRKMLGFSDDMKLATQVIEAMWRIHNFSSIFVTKMIRPMLYDASRLPALRGQWVQRGIFVSEDKVFASFHLKAQPIESLLNILVSLDDRPYCFDDSFVSQFTYTSVSHPRSNTVKQLLRKLFEREHTYGFLRLFYDAGILAELIPALKKALFLPQFDGYHHYPVGLHSIQCIKAFESIDDPDVKALYDTISLEDRTMLKIIVLLHDAGKGRKLDHSEVGVKLIRPVMQKMGFSAEITDDAALLVRHHILMSIIAQRHNIHSEKTLYKFMSIIKTPRLLTLLYILTYADMSGVGPGTYNAFNAKLLNELYHSSLEVAQEKERITDAARRLKVEQRIQRLDTFKALPRLLQKKILSVESNIFFSLHSPEEILQIAQRAREVKAYQYALDFSTGLSIEILRKIPLNLTYLLGRLGYLDVVSMEVFTLFDDVKYFKIDFLQTPTPDMYESIREVVEESFDMQRSVSLEAPDIKPDQITIDCEHSKSLAELAVHTANQRGLLAFIIQCLDALDMQIVTAKIHTTKRRARDHFLIEKTPQMCNNADRLIPLLCKGNA
- a CDS encoding P-II family nitrogen regulator, encoding MKKIEAIIKPFRLEEVKDALAHIGITGMTVSEVKGYGRQKGHSELYRGAEYVVDFLPKIKVELVVGDEQLEQVLETITEAARTGKIGDGKIFVSGIEKVIRIRTGETGSEAI